In Pseudobacter ginsenosidimutans, the following are encoded in one genomic region:
- a CDS encoding T9SS type A sorting domain-containing protein — MIMKTIAGLCLTAGIICSAATAQTPYPLATDRGNIVYLEYFIDNDPGPGNGISIPVTPGKDIASINFDANISAIPKSWHRLYIRARNAEGGWGLCTYALFDNVVIPAYPNASSVANLEEMEYYIDNDPGMGNGIKIPLPASTDQNNLTIPVEISNLTGGIHRLVIRSRNSLNQWSLTHISIFENAASKPYPAAVTAGPVTEMEYFFDTDPGFGNGQPISFTGAPDINQLSLNADIAGLTEGQHMLYLRSRSFPWSLTMAVNFNYGTSLPVTWLYVRGERRQQLALINWATAQEFDSDKFIVEYSRDGREYISIGEVAAAGNSSSSRKYEFTWNGLQPGVNYFRLKQIDKNGNFSYSGIISIPFVDRNTAPVLMPNPVDKNATLLLPPSFEATHLLVFDAAGRTVWQQSIANSNSSHQLLQLGSLQKGIYVLQVKGKAGHHTIRFVKN, encoded by the coding sequence ATGATCATGAAAACAATTGCAGGCTTATGCCTGACTGCAGGGATCATTTGTTCGGCGGCAACAGCACAAACTCCTTATCCTTTAGCCACAGACAGAGGTAATATCGTTTACCTGGAATATTTTATCGACAATGATCCGGGACCCGGCAACGGTATTTCCATTCCGGTAACACCAGGCAAAGATATCGCTTCCATCAATTTCGATGCAAACATCAGTGCTATCCCGAAGTCCTGGCATCGCTTATACATTCGCGCCCGCAATGCAGAAGGCGGCTGGGGGCTTTGCACCTATGCGTTGTTCGACAATGTTGTTATCCCCGCTTATCCCAATGCCAGTTCTGTTGCCAACCTGGAAGAAATGGAATATTATATCGATAATGATCCGGGCATGGGTAATGGTATCAAGATCCCTTTGCCTGCTTCAACAGATCAAAACAATCTCACCATCCCGGTGGAGATTTCCAATTTGACAGGCGGCATTCACCGGCTGGTGATCCGAAGCAGGAACAGTCTGAACCAATGGAGCCTTACGCATATCAGCATTTTCGAGAACGCGGCTTCGAAGCCTTATCCTGCAGCCGTTACCGCAGGCCCGGTTACAGAAATGGAATACTTCTTCGATACCGATCCGGGTTTCGGTAATGGACAACCGATCAGCTTCACAGGAGCGCCCGATATCAACCAGCTTTCTTTGAATGCAGATATTGCCGGGCTCACAGAAGGGCAGCATATGCTATACCTGCGCAGCAGATCGTTTCCCTGGAGCCTCACCATGGCAGTCAATTTCAATTACGGAACCTCATTGCCTGTAACCTGGCTCTATGTACGTGGTGAACGCAGGCAGCAGCTCGCATTGATCAACTGGGCCACTGCGCAGGAATTCGATTCAGATAAATTTATTGTGGAATACAGCAGGGATGGAAGAGAATACATAAGCATCGGAGAAGTGGCAGCTGCCGGCAACAGCAGCTCAAGCCGCAAGTATGAATTCACCTGGAATGGATTACAACCCGGCGTAAATTATTTCCGTTTGAAACAAATCGATAAAAATGGAAATTTCAGTTACTCCGGCATTATCTCCATTCCGTTTGTTGACAGGAATACTGCGCCTGTGCTGATGCCCAATCCGGTAGATAAAAACGCAACACTTCTGCTTCCACCTTCTTTCGAAGCAACACATCTTCTTGTGTTCGATGCAGCTGGCAGAACGGTATGGCAGCAATCCATCGCCAACAGCAATAGCAGCCACCAATTGCTGCAACTCGGATCATTACAAAAAGGTATTTATGTTTTGCAGGTAAAAGGGAAAGCAGGACATCATACCATTCGGTTCGTCAAGAATTAA
- a CDS encoding ABC transporter permease: protein MKFVNLFKIAMKALIRNKMRAFLTMLGIIIGVAAVITMVAIGQGSKQSIQDQLSSMGSNMITIRPQSNQTVGGGARLDASSVQSLKVEDVNAIGKQAQYISALSPAVQSRGQVIYAGANWPTTIQGVYPDYLAIRDWDLKSGIEFSGENENNAAKVCLLGQTVVDNLFTSGEDPVGKIVRFNKIPFKVIGVLAEKGENAFGQDQDDIIIAPFSTVQKRILAITWVQNIYASAIDESRTDDAVDEISSIIRTQHKLKKGDQDDFMVRTQAELINTFSSTSQLLTVLLTAIAGISLVVGGIGIMNIMYVSVTERTKEIGLRMSIGARGIDILLQFLVEAILISVTGGIIGVLLGILASQLVTTFLNWPTLVSQSSIILSFLVCAITGVFFGYYPAQKASRLDPIEALRYE from the coding sequence ATGAAATTTGTAAATCTCTTCAAGATCGCTATGAAGGCGCTGATCCGGAATAAAATGCGCGCCTTCCTCACCATGCTGGGTATTATCATTGGCGTAGCGGCTGTGATCACCATGGTAGCGATTGGGCAGGGCTCCAAACAAAGCATACAGGACCAGCTCTCCAGTATGGGATCGAATATGATCACCATCAGGCCGCAAAGTAACCAGACCGTTGGCGGAGGAGCCCGGCTGGATGCCAGCAGTGTGCAATCGCTCAAAGTGGAAGACGTAAACGCCATCGGCAAACAGGCGCAATATATTTCTGCATTGTCGCCGGCTGTACAGAGCCGCGGACAGGTGATCTATGCAGGCGCCAACTGGCCCACCACTATACAGGGAGTGTATCCGGATTATCTTGCCATCCGCGACTGGGACCTGAAAAGCGGTATTGAATTCTCAGGCGAAAATGAGAACAATGCAGCCAAGGTTTGCCTGCTTGGGCAAACGGTAGTTGACAATCTCTTCACTTCCGGTGAAGATCCGGTTGGTAAGATCGTACGCTTCAATAAGATCCCATTCAAAGTGATCGGCGTACTGGCTGAAAAGGGAGAGAATGCATTCGGACAGGACCAGGACGATATCATCATTGCGCCATTCTCCACCGTACAGAAGCGGATCCTCGCCATAACCTGGGTGCAGAATATCTATGCTTCTGCTATCGATGAATCCAGAACAGATGATGCTGTTGATGAGATCAGCTCTATCATCCGCACGCAGCACAAACTGAAAAAAGGAGACCAGGATGATTTCATGGTACGTACCCAGGCAGAGCTGATCAATACTTTCAGTTCTACAAGCCAGTTGCTGACCGTACTGCTCACGGCAATTGCGGGGATCTCGCTGGTAGTGGGTGGCATTGGTATCATGAACATCATGTATGTGTCTGTAACGGAGCGGACCAAAGAGATCGGATTGCGTATGTCCATCGGAGCGAGAGGCATCGATATCCTGCTGCAGTTCCTGGTGGAAGCTATCCTGATCAGTGTTACAGGAGGTATCATCGGCGTATTGCTGGGCATACTGGCGTCGCAACTCGTTACAACTTTTCTTAACTGGCCTACACTTGTTTCCCAATCGAGTATCATATTATCCTTTCTTGTTTGCGCCATCACCGGTGTCTTCTTCGGATATTACCCGGCGCAGAAGGCTTCCAGGCTGGATCCTATTGAGGCCCTGCGCTACGAGTAA
- a CDS encoding nuclear transport factor 2 family protein: METTTVHNPREVVLGLLQALNAHDYQEARKFANPDMKFDGVLGSRDGAESYFTDMEKMQLEYNIRRIFVEGNDVCVLYDLLIEDEIIFCCGWYTVKNDKISHLKVVFDPRPLLDAQEKSGQEPQG; the protein is encoded by the coding sequence ATGGAAACTACAACTGTACATAACCCGCGTGAAGTGGTATTGGGATTGCTCCAGGCGCTGAATGCTCATGATTACCAGGAGGCAAGGAAGTTTGCCAACCCTGATATGAAATTCGATGGTGTGCTGGGATCCAGGGATGGGGCCGAAAGCTATTTTACAGACATGGAGAAGATGCAGCTGGAATACAATATCAGGCGCATCTTCGTAGAAGGCAATGATGTATGTGTTTTATATGATCTGCTGATAGAAGACGAGATCATTTTTTGCTGCGGATGGTACACGGTCAAGAATGATAAGATCAGTCATCTAAAGGTAGTATTCGATCCCCGTCCGCTTCTCGATGCGCAGGAAAAGTCCGGCCAGGAGCCACAGGGCTGA
- a CDS encoding ABC transporter ATP-binding protein, which yields MPKIILEVTDLKREFRMGSEVVRALKGVHFTVEAGEFVTIMGSSGSGKTTLLNILGCLDKPTSGSYLLDGVSVGDLSRNELAQLRNRKIGFVFQSYNLLARTSALENVELPLYYNSEVSAKDRHERSVKALEAVNLGNRLHHLPNQLSGGQQQRVAIARALVNDPVMILADEATGNLDSRTSYEIMALMQDLNQQGKTILFVTHEPDIASFSSRTVMLKDGKVIRDSKNENIRSAKEVLASLPVAEDY from the coding sequence ATGCCGAAGATCATTCTTGAAGTTACAGACCTGAAACGAGAATTCCGCATGGGATCGGAAGTGGTAAGGGCCTTGAAGGGCGTACACTTTACCGTGGAAGCGGGAGAGTTTGTTACCATCATGGGCAGCAGTGGATCGGGAAAGACCACCCTGCTGAATATACTCGGTTGTCTCGATAAGCCAACCAGTGGCTCCTATCTCCTGGATGGCGTTAGCGTGGGGGACCTCAGCAGAAATGAGCTGGCGCAATTGCGCAACAGGAAGATCGGTTTTGTGTTCCAGAGTTATAATCTGCTGGCCAGAACATCAGCCCTCGAAAACGTGGAGCTGCCACTATATTATAACAGTGAAGTGTCAGCGAAGGATCGTCACGAAAGATCGGTAAAGGCGCTGGAAGCTGTGAACCTGGGCAACAGGCTCCATCATCTTCCCAATCAATTGTCGGGTGGACAACAGCAGCGCGTGGCCATTGCACGCGCACTGGTAAATGATCCCGTGATGATCCTGGCGGATGAAGCTACGGGAAACCTGGACTCACGCACTTCTTATGAGATCATGGCATTGATGCAGGACCTGAATCAGCAGGGAAAGACCATCCTCTTTGTGACGCATGAGCCGGATATTGCCAGTTTCAGCAGTCGTACCGTGATGCTGAAAGATGGAAAAGTGATCAGGGATAGTAAAAACGAAAATATCAGATCGGCAAAGGAAGTGCTGGCAAGTCTTCCCGTTGCCGAAGATTATTAA
- a CDS encoding sodium:solute symporter family protein yields MKLQLVDISIVVSYLVMMVLIGWFLRKKARQNKESYLLGGKKLPWYMLGLSDASDMFDISGTMWMVALCFVYGLKSIWIPWLWPVFNQVFNMMYLAKWLRRSNANTGAEWLATRFGLSGTGVGASHIIVVAFALIGCLGFLAYGFVGLGKFMEIFVPWHIVSPYVPFDVAPEYVAHFYGIVFTLFAMFYSILGGMHSIVLGDMIKYIILGTGCIAVGIIAVTHLRGNTLNVPAGWNNPFFGVDLGLDWKGIIDDANKKIKDDGFGLFSIFFMMMLFKGVLASLAGPAPNYDMQKVLSTRSPKEASKMTGFVSIILLPVRYTLIIGLTVLALLYYDQLNLSDGAGGTDFERILPGAVNNFLPVGIMGIMLTGLLGAFMGTFSGTLNAAQAYIVNDIYLKYVNPNAGTKKVILINYFVGVVVVATGIVLGFFAKDVNSILQWIVGALYGGYIAANMLKWYWWRFNANGFFWGMISGIAAALVFPFIFTGISLYSWPLLFLISLAGCIIGTYTAPPTDLEVLKSFYRTVKPWGFWGWIHSRVVAEDPTFQPNRRFKLDMFNVALGITAQCCLTLLPMYLVLWMELPLLITIAILVVIAIILKRTWWNKLED; encoded by the coding sequence ATGAAACTGCAATTGGTAGATATCAGCATCGTAGTAAGTTACCTGGTGATGATGGTGCTCATCGGCTGGTTCCTTCGCAAGAAAGCACGTCAAAACAAAGAAAGTTACCTGCTGGGTGGAAAGAAGCTTCCCTGGTACATGCTCGGGCTCAGCGATGCTTCTGATATGTTCGATATCAGTGGCACCATGTGGATGGTGGCCCTTTGTTTCGTATACGGATTGAAAAGTATCTGGATCCCCTGGCTATGGCCTGTGTTCAACCAGGTATTCAATATGATGTATCTCGCCAAATGGTTGCGGCGCTCCAATGCCAATACCGGCGCGGAATGGCTGGCCACGCGCTTCGGGCTTTCAGGAACAGGCGTAGGCGCTTCGCATATCATTGTGGTGGCATTCGCGCTGATCGGTTGCCTCGGTTTCCTCGCATATGGTTTCGTGGGGCTCGGTAAATTCATGGAGATCTTCGTTCCCTGGCATATCGTTTCGCCGTATGTTCCCTTCGATGTGGCGCCGGAGTATGTGGCGCATTTCTACGGGATCGTTTTTACACTTTTCGCGATGTTCTATTCTATTCTCGGTGGTATGCATAGTATCGTGCTGGGGGATATGATCAAATACATCATCCTCGGAACGGGTTGCATCGCAGTGGGTATCATTGCGGTTACGCATCTGCGTGGTAATACCCTGAATGTGCCGGCAGGGTGGAACAATCCATTCTTTGGTGTTGATCTGGGCCTCGACTGGAAAGGAATCATAGACGATGCCAATAAAAAGATAAAAGATGATGGCTTCGGATTGTTTTCCATTTTTTTCATGATGATGCTATTCAAGGGAGTGCTGGCCAGTCTTGCAGGCCCGGCGCCCAACTACGATATGCAGAAGGTGCTCAGCACGAGATCACCAAAAGAAGCATCGAAGATGACAGGATTCGTGTCCATAATTCTATTGCCTGTACGATACACACTGATCATCGGTCTCACTGTGCTGGCCTTATTGTATTATGATCAACTGAACTTGTCCGATGGCGCCGGTGGTACAGACTTCGAACGGATCTTGCCGGGTGCAGTGAATAATTTCCTGCCGGTTGGTATCATGGGCATCATGCTTACCGGTTTGTTAGGCGCATTCATGGGAACTTTCTCTGGTACACTGAATGCAGCGCAGGCATACATCGTGAATGATATCTACCTGAAATATGTGAACCCCAACGCGGGTACGAAGAAGGTGATCCTCATCAATTATTTCGTGGGAGTGGTGGTAGTGGCCACAGGTATCGTGCTTGGTTTCTTTGCGAAGGATGTGAACTCCATTCTGCAATGGATCGTAGGCGCACTCTATGGAGGATACATTGCAGCGAACATGTTGAAGTGGTATTGGTGGCGATTCAATGCCAATGGATTTTTCTGGGGCATGATCAGTGGTATTGCAGCTGCGCTGGTATTCCCATTCATCTTTACCGGCATTAGTCTTTATAGCTGGCCTTTATTATTCCTCATCTCTCTTGCGGGTTGTATCATTGGTACTTATACTGCTCCGCCAACCGATCTGGAAGTCTTAAAATCTTTTTATCGTACTGTAAAGCCCTGGGGATTTTGGGGCTGGATACATAGCCGTGTAGTGGCTGAAGATCCAACATTCCAACCCAACAGAAGATTCAAACTGGATATGTTCAACGTGGCGCTCGGTATTACAGCTCAGTGCTGCCTGACCCTTTTACCGATGTATCTTGTACTCTGGATGGAATTGCCGCTGCTCATCACTATTGCCATCCTGGTGGTGATTGCCATTATCCTCAAAAGGACCTGGTGGAATAAACTGGAAGATTAA
- a CDS encoding glycoside hydrolase family 26 protein produces MFRSLTIAICMLMLYASVPAQQPSDPLATPATKQLYTAIKQISKRYTIFGHQDALAYGVGWRAIPGRCDVKEVVNDHPGVYGWDIAHIELDSAREIDGVLFSDVKRFIREGYERGGVITISWHARNPLSAGSAWDTTPGTVKAILPGGTRHELYKSWLDKVAVFMNDLKDSKGEYIPILFRPFHELTGNWFWWCRNVCTIDEFKQLWQFTVHYLRDKKQLHHLLYVYNTAGFENELQFMERYPGDELVDLISFDNYQYKTDPASRQQFIQHMRSMSETICRIAASKNKIAAIAETGLEAIPDPYWWTAVVWPIVKELQIAYVLVWRNHGFDQHNKKMHYYAPYPGQTSAEDFKVFYNNPHILFESKLKQELQRP; encoded by the coding sequence ATGTTTCGATCCCTGACGATTGCCATCTGCATGCTGATGCTGTATGCATCAGTGCCTGCCCAACAACCCTCCGATCCGTTGGCAACGCCTGCCACAAAACAGCTCTATACCGCAATTAAGCAAATCAGTAAACGATACACCATCTTTGGTCACCAGGATGCACTTGCCTACGGCGTTGGCTGGAGAGCGATACCTGGCCGATGTGATGTGAAGGAAGTAGTGAATGATCATCCCGGCGTGTATGGCTGGGATATCGCACATATTGAACTGGATTCGGCACGTGAAATTGATGGTGTGCTATTTTCTGATGTGAAACGATTCATTCGCGAAGGATATGAAAGAGGCGGTGTGATCACCATCAGCTGGCATGCCCGGAACCCGCTCTCAGCGGGCTCTGCATGGGACACTACACCCGGAACGGTGAAAGCCATCCTGCCCGGCGGTACCAGACATGAGCTTTATAAAAGCTGGCTGGATAAAGTAGCGGTATTCATGAATGATCTGAAAGACAGTAAAGGCGAATACATTCCCATTCTCTTCCGTCCCTTTCATGAACTCACCGGTAACTGGTTCTGGTGGTGCAGGAACGTATGTACAATTGATGAGTTCAAACAGCTCTGGCAGTTCACTGTGCATTATCTGCGTGATAAAAAACAATTACATCATTTGTTGTACGTGTACAATACCGCCGGATTTGAAAATGAGCTGCAATTCATGGAACGATATCCCGGTGATGAACTGGTGGACCTGATCAGCTTCGATAATTACCAATACAAAACCGATCCTGCAAGCAGGCAGCAATTCATTCAGCATATGCGCAGCATGAGTGAGACCATCTGCCGGATCGCAGCATCAAAGAATAAGATTGCAGCCATCGCGGAAACCGGACTGGAAGCCATTCCTGACCCATATTGGTGGACGGCCGTGGTGTGGCCCATCGTGAAAGAACTGCAAATCGCATATGTATTGGTGTGGCGTAACCATGGTTTTGATCAGCACAACAAAAAAATGCATTACTATGCACCTTATCCCGGACAGACATCTGCTGAGGATTTTAAAGTATTTTACAACAACCCGCATATTCTTTTTGAATCGAAACTGAAACAAGAACTGCAACGCCCTTAA
- a CDS encoding GDSL-type esterase/lipase family protein has protein sequence MMKKLRYTFLSVCLLLIVAAQSFAQPFINEIQQFRKQDSISTPPANPILFVGSSSFRMWKDVKDYFPGYTIVNRGFGGSGLPHVIQYAEDVIFKYNPRQIVIYCGENDLGPNVKGEYISGKFKELFLLIRSRMPNVPIAYVSMKPSPRREKFLDGMKDGNKQIKKFLKKKKKTAYIDVFTAMRNADGSLRTDIFLEDNLHMNANGYKIWQPLIQQHLIKD, from the coding sequence ATGATGAAAAAACTCCGTTACACCTTCTTGTCTGTTTGCCTGCTGCTGATTGTAGCGGCACAGTCGTTTGCCCAACCATTTATCAATGAGATCCAGCAATTCAGAAAACAGGATTCCATTTCTACTCCGCCAGCCAATCCTATTTTGTTTGTCGGCAGCAGTTCTTTCCGTATGTGGAAAGATGTGAAAGATTATTTTCCCGGTTATACAATTGTGAACAGGGGCTTCGGCGGATCAGGACTTCCGCATGTGATCCAGTATGCAGAAGATGTGATCTTCAAATACAATCCGCGTCAGATCGTGATCTATTGCGGAGAGAATGATCTGGGTCCAAATGTAAAAGGCGAATATATATCAGGCAAGTTCAAGGAACTTTTCCTGTTGATCCGCAGCAGGATGCCCAATGTGCCCATCGCATATGTGTCTATGAAGCCCAGCCCGCGCAGGGAGAAATTCCTGGATGGGATGAAGGATGGCAATAAGCAAATCAAAAAATTCCTTAAAAAGAAGAAGAAGACTGCTTATATAGATGTGTTCACCGCCATGCGCAATGCAGATGGCAGCTTAAGAACAGATATTTTCCTCGAAGACAATCTGCACATGAATGCCAACGGCTACAAGATCTGGCAGCCGCTGATACAGCAACACCTCATAAAAGACTAA
- a CDS encoding efflux RND transporter periplasmic adaptor subunit, producing MKKWKWLIILLVLALVAGAVWFWKFRKKEEKLMLETELPQYGTVAISITATGTIQPVDTVSVGTQVSGTIAQVYADFNSAVKKGQLLAQLDKILLQAQVQQFSGSLQQAKSNLVYQQSNYNRQKQLLDVGAISRAEYETALYQLSAAKDNIMSAEAQLKTANRNLQLADIYSPIDGTVLSRNVSAGQTVVSSLNAPTLFVIARDLMRMQVQAAIDEADIGNVKKGQRVTFSVDAYPEDEFEGVVKEIRLQPSISSNVVTYVTIIDAPNDQLKLKPGMTASITVYTKEANDALLVSARAIKFTPDSSLLKDYKIEGKPASHRGVRNRQEPETDTSALRKERPKMDEVSDTTVKAKRAIVWLKNHNVITRRVIQVGLTDDANVQILQGLTTRDTVITGIVQPGTLPAANNEVRSPFMPARRGGGNRSR from the coding sequence ATGAAAAAATGGAAATGGCTGATCATCCTGCTGGTCCTGGCATTGGTTGCCGGGGCAGTATGGTTCTGGAAGTTCAGGAAGAAAGAAGAAAAACTGATGCTGGAAACAGAACTGCCGCAATATGGAACAGTGGCTATCAGTATTACGGCTACCGGAACCATCCAACCGGTAGATACAGTATCGGTAGGCACCCAGGTGTCGGGTACTATCGCGCAGGTATATGCGGATTTCAATTCGGCAGTGAAAAAAGGACAACTGCTGGCGCAGCTGGACAAGATCCTGCTGCAGGCCCAGGTTCAACAGTTCAGCGGTTCATTGCAACAGGCGAAGAGCAATCTTGTTTATCAGCAGAGCAATTACAATCGTCAGAAACAATTGCTGGATGTGGGCGCCATCTCCCGTGCAGAATATGAAACAGCCCTCTATCAGTTGAGTGCTGCTAAAGATAATATCATGAGTGCTGAAGCCCAGTTGAAAACAGCCAACCGGAATTTACAGCTGGCAGATATCTATTCACCTATCGATGGAACTGTGCTCAGCCGCAATGTAAGCGCAGGACAGACTGTGGTTTCAAGTCTGAATGCGCCTACGCTGTTCGTGATTGCCAGGGACCTCATGCGCATGCAGGTGCAGGCGGCGATAGATGAGGCGGATATTGGCAATGTGAAAAAAGGACAGAGAGTCACCTTCTCCGTTGATGCATATCCCGAAGATGAATTTGAAGGAGTAGTGAAAGAGATCAGGTTGCAACCGAGCATCTCATCCAATGTGGTTACTTATGTTACCATCATCGATGCACCGAATGACCAGTTGAAACTCAAGCCGGGTATGACTGCCAGCATTACCGTTTATACCAAGGAAGCCAATGACGCACTGCTGGTTTCCGCCAGGGCCATCAAGTTCACCCCGGACTCAAGCCTGCTGAAAGATTATAAGATCGAAGGGAAACCTGCTTCGCACAGAGGCGTTCGCAACAGACAGGAACCGGAAACGGATACCTCTGCCCTGCGAAAGGAGAGACCAAAAATGGACGAAGTTTCCGATACAACGGTAAAGGCTAAGCGCGCAATTGTATGGCTGAAGAACCATAACGTAATAACCAGGAGGGTGATACAGGTAGGACTTACGGATGATGCCAATGTACAGATATTGCAGGGGCTTACTACGCGGGATACAGTGATCACCGGCATTGTACAGCCCGGCACATTGCCTGCTGCCAATAACGAAGTGAGAAGTCCGTTCATGCCGGCCCGCAGGGGAGGAGGCAACAGATCCAGATAG